A region of Lycium barbarum isolate Lr01 chromosome 3, ASM1917538v2, whole genome shotgun sequence DNA encodes the following proteins:
- the LOC132633620 gene encoding protein pleiotropic regulatory locus 1-like, with protein sequence MGRSLTSKPVWKNYQVISGHSGWVRSVAVDPSNNWFCTGSADRTIKIWDLASGRLKVTLTGHVEQIRGLAVSNKNTYMFSAGDDKQVKCWDLEQNKAVHSFQGHLSGVYCLALHPTIDVLFTGGRDCVCRMWDIRSKTQIHALSGHGNTVSSVLTRPLDPQVVTGSHDSTITLWDIRYGKAMTTLTHHNKSVRAIAQHPKEDYAFASASTDGNIKKFNLPKGDFLHDMLPQQKTIINAMAVNDAGVMATGGDNGSLWFWDWTSGHNVQQAQTMVQPGSSDSEAGIYALAYDVTGTRLISCEAGKTIKMWKQDETATLEI encoded by the coding sequence ATGGGGAGAAGCTTAACAAGCAAACCAGTATGGAAAAATTACCAGGTTATTAGCGGCCATTCGGGATGGGTGCGATCAGTTGCGGTGGATCCTAGTAATAATTGGTTCTGTACAGGTTCTGCAGATCGTACTATCAAGATATGGGATCTAGCAAGTGGTAGGCTAAAGGTCACGTTAACAGGCCATGTTGAGCAAATAAGAGGCCTTGCTGTTAGCAACAAAAACACATACATGTTCTCGGCTGGCGATGATAAGCAAGTTAAATGCTGGGATCTCGAACAAAATAAGGCAGTCCACTCCTTTCAGGGCCACCTGAGTGGTGTTTACTGCTTGGCTCTTCATCCCACAATTGATGTGTTGTTCACAGGGGGTAGGGATTGTGTCTGTAGGATGTGGGATATTCGAAGCAAAACTCAAATCCATGCTCTGTCCGGACATGGAAACACTGTTTCCTCCGTTTTAACTCGTCCACTGGATCCTCAAGTTGTGACTGGCTCTCACGACTCAACCATAACGTTATGGGACATTAGATATGGTAAGGCGATGACAACACTCACACATCACAATAAATCAGTCCGAGCAATAGCTCAGCATCCCAAGGAAGATTATGCTTTTGCTTCTGCATCAACTGACGGCAACATAAAGAAATTCAATCTTCCAAAAGGAGATTTTTTGCATGATATGCTTCCGCAACAGAAGACCATAATTAATGCAATGGCGGTCAATGATGCAGGTGTAATGGCCACAGGAGGTGACAATGGAAGCTTGTGGTTTTGGGATTGGACAAGCGGTCACAATGTCCAGCAAGCTCAAACAATGGTTCAACCTGGATCTTCGGATAGTGAGGCTGGTATCTATGCCCTCGCCTATGATGTGACTGGCACGAGACTTATTAGTTGTGAAGCTGGCAAGACCATCAAGATGTGGAAGCAAGATGAAACTGCTACACTAGAAATTTGA
- the LOC132633851 gene encoding uncharacterized protein LOC132633851, translating into MGNCIVLQEKVVKVMKTDGKILEYKAPIKVHQVLSQYSGHVISNSLQVIDQNLQPDDDMLGGRIYYLLPILPPKPATKKKVKFADDQLVEDKTKQNTEVVRIKLVITKKELQALLMSVEGGLITVDHIPHRTNDIKSSVIEDNTDRGKGWKPVLDDIPEFD; encoded by the coding sequence ATGGGTAATTGCATAGTTCTTCAAGAAAAAGTTGTCAAAGTGATGAAAACAGATGGAAAAATTCTTGAATACAAAGCTCCCATAAAAGTCCATCAAGTGTTATCACAATATTCTGGCCATGTAATATCTAATTCCCTTCAAGTCATTGATCAAAATCTTCAGCCAGATGATGACATGCTAGGTGGAAGAATTTATTATCTTTTGCCTATATTACCTCCAAAACCAGCCACTAAAAAGAAGGTCAAGTTTGCTGATGATCAATTAGTTGAAGACAAAACTAAGCAAAATACAGAGGTTGTAAGGATTAAACTTGTCATTACTAAAAAAGAGCTTCAAGCTCTGTTAATGAGTGTTGAAGGAGGATTAATCACAGTTGATCACATCCCGCATCGTACAAATGACATCAAGAGTTCTGTTATTGAAGATAATACGGATCGAGGTAAAGGATGGAAGCCTGTTCTTGATGATATACCGGAATTTGACTAG